Proteins encoded within one genomic window of Synergistaceae bacterium:
- the aroQ gene encoding type II 3-dehydroquinate dehydratase, translating into MKRILILHGVNLGMLGRRDPAHYGTEALGLIDERLRRLGAELGAEVESFQTDSEGEMCAMIHRAVEDRVDGVVINAGAWSHYSLAIRDALEMLKVPVVEVHMSNIHAREEFRSTSVLAGVVKGQICGFGAESYMLGLRAVVGAV; encoded by the coding sequence ATGAAGAGGATCCTGATCCTTCACGGCGTCAATTTGGGGATGCTGGGGAGGCGAGACCCGGCCCACTACGGCACCGAGGCCCTGGGCCTTATAGATGAGCGTCTGCGCCGCCTCGGCGCGGAGCTCGGAGCCGAGGTCGAGTCCTTCCAGACGGACTCGGAGGGGGAGATGTGCGCCATGATCCACCGGGCGGTGGAGGACCGGGTGGACGGAGTGGTCATCAACGCCGGCGCTTGGTCTCACTACAGTCTGGCCATCAGGGACGCGCTGGAGATGCTGAAGGTTCCCGTCGTCGAGGTCCACATGTCGAACATCCACGCCAGGGAGGAGTTCAGGAGCACCTCCGTGCTGGCCGGGGTGGTGAAGGGGCAGATCTGCGGATTCGGGGCGGAGAGCTACATGCTCGGCCTCAGGGCCGTCGTGGGTGCCGTCTAG